TCGAAGGACGTCTGTACATAGACGATGTGTCCCTGGCCCTGCAGGTGCGCCATGGCCTCCTCGGAATAGACCACGCTGCCGCCAGTGGCGATGACGCATTGCTTCAAGTGAATGCGCTGAATCTGCTCCGCTTCGGCCTGCACGAAGGCCTCAAGGCCAAGGTGATCCCTAATCTGCTGCAGGGGCGCGCCCCACCAGGCTTCCATGAGCAGGTCCGTGTCCACAAAGGCCCAATCGAGCCGTCTGGCCAGACGCCTGCCGAGGGTGGACTTGCCTGTGGCGGCCATGCCGATGAGGATGATGTTCTGGTGATTCATGCTTTCGATCCGCTCAAAAAAATGAAGCCCAAGCATGACGCCCGGGCTTGTTGGAACACGGGAGGCGCCGAGGCCGTCAGCCTCCGAGATACGCTTTTTTCACGTCGGGGTTGTTCATCAGTTCCCGGGCGTTGCCGGAGGCGACGATGGCCCCGGTGTCGAGCACATAGCCCCGGTGCGCGAACTGCAGGGCGATGCGCGCGTTCTGCTCGATCAGCAGCAGGGTCATGCCTTGGGAATTGAGTTCTTTCAAGGCCCGGAACATGTCGTACATCAGAAGCGGCGCCAGTCCCATGGAGGGTTCGTCGAGCATGATGAAGTTGGCTCCGGTCATCAGCGACCGACCCACGGAGAGCATCTGCTGTTCGCCGCCGGACAGGGATTCGCTGCGCTGCTTGCGGCGCTCGAAGAGTCGGGGGAAGAGGTCGTAGACTCTCTTGAAATCCACCTGGATCTGGTCGTTGTCCTTGCGCGCGTAGGTGGCCAGTTGCAGGTTTTCCTCCACGGTCAGGTTGCCGAAGATGTGCCGCCCTTCGGGGGACAGGGCGATCTTGAGGTCCTGCACGACCTTGTGCGCTTCCGTGCCGATGATGCTCTTGCCCTCGTAGAGGATGTCGCCCTGGGTGATCTTCGGTCCTTCCGGCGGCGGGACGCGGGTGATGGTGTGCAGGGTGGTCGTTTTCCCCGCGCCGTTGGCTCCGATCAGGGTGACGATCTCACCCTTGGCCACGGTGAAGGAAATGCCGTGCAGGGCTTCGATGTTGCCGTACTTCACATAGAGATTTTTGACTTCGAGCAGCATTATATATTCTCGTCTCCAAGATAAGCTTTGATGACATCCGGATTGTTCTGGATCTGCTCCGGAGTTCCTTCCGCGATGGTCACGCCGAAATCGACGACCTTGATCCAGGAGCACAGCGACATGACCACGTCCATCTGATGTTCGATCATCCAGATGGCAATCTTGAACTCGTCGTGAATCCAGCCGATGAGCTTGATAAGATCGTTGACGTCGGACGAGTTGAGCCCGGCTGCGGGTTCGTCGAGCAGTAGCAGCGACGGGTTGATGGACAGGGCGCGCGCTATTTCGACGCGTCTTTGCAGGCCGTAGGGAAGGTTCTTGGGCTTCTCCTCGGCGAACTGCCTCAGATCGAGGGCTTCGAGGATCTCATAGCCCCGGTCGGCGATGCGCTTCTCGTTGCCCATGTAGCGACGGGTGCGCAGGAAGGCGTCCACGAGATTGTAACCGAGGTTGTAATGCTGGGAGATCTGGATGTTCTCAAGCACGGTCATGTCGTGCCAGAGGCGGATGTTCTGGAAGGTCCGCGCTATCCCCATGGCCGTGACCTGGTGCGGCTTGAGACCGGCCAGGGATTTGCCCTTGAGGACCAGGGACCCTTCC
The Desulfomicrobium apsheronum genome window above contains:
- the thrB gene encoding homoserine kinase codes for the protein MNHQNIILIGMAATGKSTLGRRLARRLDWAFVDTDLLMEAWWGAPLQQIRDHLGLEAFVQAEAEQIQRIHLKQCVIATGGSVVYSEEAMAHLQGQGHIVYVQTSFESISRRLTNPSSRGLAIGPGQTLKDLYDERAPLYARFAQLTVNTDGATPDQTCSAITLGLSRTTQDEP
- a CDS encoding ABC transporter ATP-binding protein, with product MLLEVKNLYVKYGNIEALHGISFTVAKGEIVTLIGANGAGKTTTLHTITRVPPPEGPKITQGDILYEGKSIIGTEAHKVVQDLKIALSPEGRHIFGNLTVEENLQLATYARKDNDQIQVDFKRVYDLFPRLFERRKQRSESLSGGEQQMLSVGRSLMTGANFIMLDEPSMGLAPLLMYDMFRALKELNSQGMTLLLIEQNARIALQFAHRGYVLDTGAIVASGNARELMNNPDVKKAYLGG
- a CDS encoding ABC transporter ATP-binding protein, producing the protein MSLLQIQNMTKTFGGLCAVSDFSIAIEGNELMALIGPNGAGKTTVFNLVSGFYSPTEGSLVLKGKSLAGLKPHQVTAMGIARTFQNIRLWHDMTVLENIQISQHYNLGYNLVDAFLRTRRYMGNEKRIADRGYEILEALDLRQFAEEKPKNLPYGLQRRVEIARALSINPSLLLLDEPAAGLNSSDVNDLIKLIGWIHDEFKIAIWMIEHQMDVVMSLCSWIKVVDFGVTIAEGTPEQIQNNPDVIKAYLGDENI